The genomic segment CTTCGGAAAATGATATGGGGATGGTTCCCCATTTTTATGCTGTGAAACAACTCAATAAAAAATGGGCGATTGGTTTGGGAGTTTATTCTCTTTTTGGGCTTGCAACAGAATACAATGATCGAGGGGCTTTCCGTTATGTGACCACGAGTTCTGAATTAAGAACGATGGACGTGAGTCCGGTGATCGCTTATCAATTAACCCCTGAGCTTTCTGCCGCGGCTGGTTTGGACGTAGTGATTGGAAGTGCTGATCTGCGTAGCAAGGTTGATTTTGGAGCCTTGGCTGGAATTTCGGGAATGGCGGATGGCAATTCTCGATTGGCTGGAGATGGGGAAGGGCTGGGCTTTAATGTAAGCCTTCTTTATCAACCCCATGTACAGCATCGCTTTGGAATTTTATTTCATAGCCCAGTTGATCTTGATCTTGACGGGAGCGTGGTTCTTTCGAGTATCCCCAATTTTGTAGGAGTGGGTTCTACGGTGACGGGAGATCTTTCAACAGAAATTGATTTGCCGGCTATTATTAGATTTGGGTATGCCTACACTCCCACTTCACAGTGGAAGATAGAGTTTGATTTAGATTGGTCTAATTTTAGTTCCTATAATGAGTTGGATTTAAGGAGCACCAATCCCCTTTTCCCATCGACCATTGTTCCTAAAGATTATGACGATGGATATGTTTTTGCGATTGGAACGCAGTATCTCTTGAATGAGTCCTGGGCCCTTCGGGCGGGTTACGGACATATTCTTGCCTCTGTTCCGGACTCCACCTTTGATCCCATTGTTCCAGATGCGGACCGAAATTTTGTTACTGTGGGTCTAGGATATGAATGGAAAATGTTTACGGTCGATGCGGCTTATCAAGCCATTTTTTTTGATGATCGGAATATCGATAATGATGTTGGGGCCAGTGTCGGTTCGACCGTGGATGGGCATTATGAAACTTTTGTTCATGCCTTTGTTATTGATGTAAAAATGTCCTTTTAGTTTTTGAGTGAAACTTTCTCTATGAAACAGGCGACCGTGTTAATTGTTGACGACGAGAGAGGTCCCCGGGAATCCCTCCGAATGATTCTAAAAAATGATTATCAACTTCTCATTGCCAGCAATGGTTTTGAGGCCATTGAATTTTTAAAAAACCATCCGGTGGATGTCATTGTATCAGACCTTAAAATGCCCGAACTTTCTGGGGTCGATGTTTTGAATCGAGCAAAAGAATTGGATCCCAGAATTGAATTCATCCTCTTAACCGGTTTTGGGAATTTACAAAGTATCAGTTTAGAAACACCTCATCCCATCTCAGATTTTCTCTACAAACCTTACAGTGTAGAAATCGTTCGAAGTGTTGTAAAAAAGGCTGTTGAGAAAAGAAAATCGCAATCATAAAAATCCAAAAATCAAACATCAAAGATCAAAATGACAATGTAAAATTTAAATATCTCCCTTGCAATAACATTAGAAATTTTGAATTTTGGTATGTCATTTTGCATTTTGATTTTTGAATTTTAAATTAACTACGAGGATAGGTTAATAGCCTACGATCCGTTTAAATTAATCCCTCCTGTGTTACGTAAAAATTCGGTAGAATGTCTCTTATGATGAAATTAAAAAAACAGCTTGAGGTAGAAAAGCATGTTTCAGCTGGAGGGGTGGTTTATCGTTTGAGTGAAGAAATTCTTCAAATTGCGCTGATTTCAAAATTAGGAAGAAAGGTTTGGTGTCTTCCAAAAGGTCATGTTGAAAAAGGAGAGAGTTTTTTTGAGGCCGCTCAAAGGGAGATTTTAGAGGAGACAGGTTTAGAGGCCCATCCTTTTAACAGTCTGGGTGATGTTGCTTATGAATATTATGATCGGTGGGAGAAGAAAAGAATTTTTAAAACGGTCCATTTTTTTCTTTTTGTTTTCTGTAAAAAAGTCAGGAATCCTCAAGATCGTGAAGTGGATGAGGTGAAATGGTTCTCGGTTGACGAGGCTTTGTCCTGTATGAGTTATTCTAGTGAAAAAAAGATTGTGAAGAAAGCGGCTCGGTCATTGATGAAGAATGGTAAAAGGACGTTTTAGCTTGATCCTCCCGATAGGTTTTTGATAGCTTCTAGCCCTAATAATAAAATGTGAAATTTGTTTTTATGAATCGATTTCTACCTTAATTTTGATTTTTGATGTTTGATTTTTGGATTTTCATAGTTGCTGGCGTAGCTCAACGGTAGAGCACCTGATTTGTAATCAGGCGGTTGCGGGTTCAAATCCCATCGCCAGCTTAAAAACAGTTCAAGGTTCAAAGTTTAACCCCGTTATTCAACGGGGCAAGAGTTCAAAGAAAAAAACAAAAGAAAAAACAATTTAAAATTCTCTTGCAACCTTTGTCTAGGTTTGGTAAAAGATTCAGTTACAGTATCTATTTTAGAAATTCCTTTTTTCAGATAACTCTCTTAGGTTCAAAAAGAGAAAAAGGTCTTTTTGTACCTAGTGGGGTATTTTTTTATTTGTTTTCTTTTTTATAACTGCTTGTAAAATAGTGGGTTAAGTTTTTAAATTCTAAATTTCGAGCTAATTTTCATCCCGATGGATAGAATAGATGAGAATTTTAGGGCAGGTACCAAAGTGGCCAACTGGGCCAGACTGTAAATCTGGTGGCTATGCCTTCGAAGGTTCGAACCCTTCCCTGCCCAGGAAGACGGTTTAAAGTTCAAAGTTTAAGGTTTAAAGAGAAAAGCGAAAAACGAGAAAAGCATTTGATGGGTGTTGAGCTATATTTAAAGTATTAGCTTTGTATTAGCTTCAATTTTTTTCTTTGAACCTTGAACTTTAAACTTTGAACTGTATTACTGCGGGAGTAGCTCAATGGTAGAGTTCCAGC from the Chlamydiota bacterium genome contains:
- a CDS encoding outer membrane protein transport protein; amino-acid sequence: MKKNKTAEFVAYGLGIWMVFIFSASSAYAIGFRLYDEGAKAQGQAGAYTAQADDASSLYYNPAAMPSLKGDQALTGAEFIFLDTDYTSTSGVEESSENDMGMVPHFYAVKQLNKKWAIGLGVYSLFGLATEYNDRGAFRYVTTSSELRTMDVSPVIAYQLTPELSAAAGLDVVIGSADLRSKVDFGALAGISGMADGNSRLAGDGEGLGFNVSLLYQPHVQHRFGILFHSPVDLDLDGSVVLSSIPNFVGVGSTVTGDLSTEIDLPAIIRFGYAYTPTSQWKIEFDLDWSNFSSYNELDLRSTNPLFPSTIVPKDYDDGYVFAIGTQYLLNESWALRAGYGHILASVPDSTFDPIVPDADRNFVTVGLGYEWKMFTVDAAYQAIFFDDRNIDNDVGASVGSTVDGHYETFVHAFVIDVKMSF
- a CDS encoding response regulator, with the translated sequence MKQATVLIVDDERGPRESLRMILKNDYQLLIASNGFEAIEFLKNHPVDVIVSDLKMPELSGVDVLNRAKELDPRIEFILLTGFGNLQSISLETPHPISDFLYKPYSVEIVRSVVKKAVEKRKSQS
- a CDS encoding NUDIX hydrolase — translated: MMKLKKQLEVEKHVSAGGVVYRLSEEILQIALISKLGRKVWCLPKGHVEKGESFFEAAQREILEETGLEAHPFNSLGDVAYEYYDRWEKKRIFKTVHFFLFVFCKKVRNPQDREVDEVKWFSVDEALSCMSYSSEKKIVKKAARSLMKNGKRTF